CGGCTGGCTCGCATCGGGGGCCATGATCCTCACCCGCAAGCAGACTGGGATCCGCACCGGTGAAGATCTGAAGGGTAAGAATGTCGGCACCGTCGCCGCCTCGACCTTCGGCAAGATCGCCGAGCAGAACGGCGCCACGCTGAAGAGCTACAAGGCGGAAGTCGACGCGGTACAGGATCTCGTCAACGAGAATCTCGACGCCGTTGTCACCGATGCGGTCGCCGCTAACTACGCGATCAAGGCCAGGAAGTTGCCGCTGGTCACCGGCGAGGGCACACTGAGCCAGGTCCAGAAGGGATTCGCCATCCAGAAGGGCAAGCCGAACCTGACCAAGGCGATCAACGGTGCCTTGGCGGATATGATCGCCGACGGTACCTATGCGAAGCTGACGAGCGACCTGATCGGTTTCGATCCGCATCCGAAAGAGCCGATCCGCAGCGAGCTCTGAGCAATCGCTGCAAACGTCGAATCAATTTCGCCCGGCTGTTCCGGTAGCTTCGGAGACAGCCGGGCGCAGCAGTGAAGGAAATTGGCGACATGCCGCGCAGGCCGACTACAGCGAGGAAGGCATCCAGCCGACATCAGCCCTCGTCCGACGTGTCCGTTCTGCTCGCGCCGACCGAGAAGAGCCTGAGCCAGCTCGCTTATGAGCGTATTCTGGACTTGCTGGTGAAACGCGAGCTGCCGGCCGGCACGGTGATGCAGGAGCGGCGGCTCGCTGAGTTTCTCGACATTTCGCGGACGCCGATCCGCGAGGCGCTCTATCGCCTGGAAACCGAGGGGCTGGTGGCGCGTGCGCCCGGCAACAGCCTGATCGTCAAGGAATTCTCTCTCCATGAGTTCATCGAGATCCTGCAGGTCCGCCGGGTTCTCGAGGCCGAGGCGGCGGTGCTGTCGATCAATCGCATTGCGTCGCCGGAGCTTGATGATGTGGAGGCGCACATTCTGCGCCTGCGCGAACGCGGCGATCCCAATACGCCGGAGAATCGCGAGATCGACAGGCGGTTCCACGAGCTGCTCGCCGAAAACAGCGGCAATGCCGTCCTCGCGGGCTTGATCCGCGATCTGCGGCTAAAGACCCAGATGTTCAATCTCAGCCGTCTGCCGGAGCGGTTCATTCCCGTCCACAACGAGCACCTGGCCATCATCGCTGCATTGCGGGCCAAGGACCCTGCGGCAATTCGTGCCGGCATCGACGCTCATATTGAGAACATCAAGCTCAGCATCATGCGCAAGCTCGGCGCGATCGGCTGATCAGGCGATCGACGCGAAGCGGCGAGGTGACCAGGCTGCGCTCGATGGTCTGATCTATC
This region of Bradyrhizobium sp. CCGUVB1N3 genomic DNA includes:
- a CDS encoding transporter substrate-binding domain-containing protein, producing the protein MISRRQFSLLAVGIGLTLATPASAADLELIQPGKLLVATQGTFAPFSMRGPDGELDGLEIRVVKEIARRLKLEYSPVISQFDAALVGLLAGQYDMTSVSMDITAARQKQVTFADGWLASGAMILTRKQTGIRTGEDLKGKNVGTVAASTFGKIAEQNGATLKSYKAEVDAVQDLVNENLDAVVTDAVAANYAIKARKLPLVTGEGTLSQVQKGFAIQKGKPNLTKAINGALADMIADGTYAKLTSDLIGFDPHPKEPIRSEL
- a CDS encoding GntR family transcriptional regulator — translated: MPRRPTTARKASSRHQPSSDVSVLLAPTEKSLSQLAYERILDLLVKRELPAGTVMQERRLAEFLDISRTPIREALYRLETEGLVARAPGNSLIVKEFSLHEFIEILQVRRVLEAEAAVLSINRIASPELDDVEAHILRLRERGDPNTPENREIDRRFHELLAENSGNAVLAGLIRDLRLKTQMFNLSRLPERFIPVHNEHLAIIAALRAKDPAAIRAGIDAHIENIKLSIMRKLGAIG